ATCGAACGAGAAGTGGAACAGCATACGGGCTTCGTAGTTAAGGGCCATCGCATGGAGTTTTACGGCACATGCCCGGATTGCATGGCGAAGTCATCGTCTGTGCACTAATTAACAGACGATATGGAGCATTTGCTTGTGATGAGCCCAGTTGGTGCCTATGTGCGTTAACGCATTTTTCTATCTTCCACACTGTGATAGATGAGGTATAATGAACGTGTTGCGATAAGCGGCACGTTTTTTCTTGTGCGTTAATGCTTTGATATCTGAGAGGAGAGGAAATGTACGAGTGGAGCAAACATTCACACCAAGGCCTTCCCGCAGACGCAGACGAAGCGGCCGTTGGATGAGTCGTCTCATCGTCCTGGCTGCCTTGGCATGGATTGCCTATTCCGTCGTGCTGGTCTACAACCACTGGCAGGAAAATCTGCCGAACAAGGAACACGTGCCCTTCGTTTACGACGGAATCGAGCAGCCAATCTATTACCAAGGCCAATTATATTCGCTGTCTGCCAGGGGTCAAGGGGATGCGCTGCAGCTTCCATTGGACTTCGTCCGCGAATATATCGATCCATATCTAACTTACGAAGAAGAAAGCCATTCGGTGATCTTAACGACGAAGGATCGCGTCATCCGCTTCAAGACGGAACAGCTCACCGCTTATATGAACGAGCAGCCCTTCGATCTGGAATACCCGGTTGAAGTGGTCGATGAGATCGTCTATATGCCGATTGCTCCGCTGTTAGACTTCTACGGCATACGCATCATGCAGGATGAGACGACGGGCGTGGTGCATGTGATGAAGCAAGGCGACGCAGTGCAGTGGGGAATCGCTGTACCGGGTGAAGATATGGAGACGATCGCCGTGCGTACCGCACCCACCATCAAAGCAGAGATTTATGCCGATCTGCGGATGGGAGAAGAGTTGATGCTCTGGGGCGAAGAGCAGGGCTGGTATATCGTGCAATTGACGAATGGGATTCTGGGCTATGCCCGCAAGCAGGATGTGCAGCTGTCGAAGATTGATCAAGTTCCCATGGAACCTAAGACGGTGCCCAACGTTCCTTGGCAGCCCTTGGGCGGCAAAGTCAACCTGACTTGGGAACATGTGACCGCCTATGGCAAAACGAATACCAGTGCGATTGGCGATATGCCGGGACTGAATGTGGTCTCCCCAACGTGGTTCCATCTAAAGGACGGCAAGGGCAATCTGACGAATCTCGCAGATCCGGCTTATATGAGCTGGGCGCATGATCGCGGGTATCAAGTATGGGCTTTGTTCAGCAATAAT
The window above is part of the Insulibacter thermoxylanivorax genome. Proteins encoded here:
- a CDS encoding glycosyl hydrolase family 18 protein translates to MEQTFTPRPSRRRRRSGRWMSRLIVLAALAWIAYSVVLVYNHWQENLPNKEHVPFVYDGIEQPIYYQGQLYSLSARGQGDALQLPLDFVREYIDPYLTYEEESHSVILTTKDRVIRFKTEQLTAYMNEQPFDLEYPVEVVDEIVYMPIAPLLDFYGIRIMQDETTGVVHVMKQGDAVQWGIAVPGEDMETIAVRTAPTIKAEIYADLRMGEELMLWGEEQGWYIVQLTNGILGYARKQDVQLSKIDQVPMEPKTVPNVPWQPLGGKVNLTWEHVTAYGKTNTSAIGDMPGLNVVSPTWFHLKDGKGNLTNLADPAYMSWAHDRGYQVWALFSNNFDPDITTEALASYDTRMHMIKQLLSFAELYNLQGINIDFENVYLKDKDKLTQFVRELTPLAHEQGLVISIDVTVRGGSEMWSLFLDRKALGEIVDYMILMGYDEHWASSPAAGSVASLSWAEKGIRDIIAYDEVPASKMILGVPFYTRLWAEEVVDGKVKVSSRALYMSGAQKIIADRGLTPVFDEKTGQNYVSYEEDGITYKMWIEDEVSMRARAEIVKRLDLAGIASWRRGFETPNIWEVIEDVLKVRPE